In Aegilops tauschii subsp. strangulata cultivar AL8/78 chromosome 3, Aet v6.0, whole genome shotgun sequence, one genomic interval encodes:
- the LOC141043028 gene encoding probable L-type lectin-domain containing receptor kinase S.5, whose product MMDRSIAARTNIFAGSLDQHLFSSAPGSRPGQPLGWELRYSIVQGVASALHYLHDQRVVHRDLKASNIMLDAAFTARLGDFGLARTIETDKTSYMEEAGGGVHGTVGYITPECYHTEKATRESDVYAFGAVLLEVVCGRRPRCDIDGFHFLVDWVRRLHRDGRALEAVDPSLDEDDAERLLMLSLACSHPTPAERPKAQAISQILLRSMPRPAVPPFKPSFVWRRTEGSTPCPQRRDRRRARS is encoded by the coding sequence ATGATGGACCGATCCATCGCAGCTCGTACCAATATCTTCGCCGGCAGCCTGGACCAGCACCTGTTCAGCTCGGCGCCGGGGTCGCGGCCGGGGCAGCCGCTCGGGTGGGAGCTCCGGTACAGCATCGTCCAGGGCGTGGCGTCGGCGCTGCACTACCTGCACGACCAGCGGGTGGTGCACCGCGACCTCAAGGCCTCCAACATCATGCTGGACGCCGCCTTCACCGCGCGCCTCGGCGACTTCGGCCTGGCCCGCACCATCGAGACGGACAAGACCTCCTACatggaggaggccggcggcggcgtgCACGGCACCGTCGGCTACATCACCCCCGAGTGCTACCACACCGAGAAGGCCACGCGTGAGTCCGACGTCTACGCCTTCGGCGCCGTCCTCCTCGAGGTGGTCTGCGGCCGCCGCCCGCGCTGCGACATCGACGGCTTCCACTTCCTGGTGGACTGGGTGCGGCGCCTCCACCGCGACGGCCGCGCGCTCGAGGCCGTCGACCCCAGCCTCGACGAGGACGACGCCGAGCGCCTGCTCATGCTGAGCCTGGCCTGCAGCCacccgacgcccgccgagcggcCCAAGGCGCAGGCCATCTCGCAGATCCTGCTCCGGTCCATGCCGAGGCCGGCGGTGCCGCCGTTCAAGCCCTCATTCGTGTGGCGACGGACAGAGGGTTCGACACCATGTCCACAACGGCGGGATCGACGTCGAGCACGGTCGTAA
- the LOC109780308 gene encoding uncharacterized protein, which produces MDPALHKAAVQGSVASLKKLVAENPNILGSKTPQQNTALHIAAELGHAGFAEAALGVDDKLLVSKNADGDTPLHLAARAGKVDVADLLIGRASAWPAEHPRHSPAAQNGKAGEPPRSSPGTAQGPLFMANKVGDTPLHEAVKHGRSAVALRLLDAEPGRGHALNVKQQTPLHIAAREGLADVVAKIVSQPWVHEKFVPSDSVSGTALHQAVLGGHARVVEILLDATPPDQIGLTDSSENNALHYAAQKNNARVVKLLLNRKVDLAYKRNRDLQSPLHVAAYYGSTDAMVELLKQCPDVAEMVDSNGRNAFHVAITSGKVDALKRLLKHVRPEEIVNRVDRAGNTPLHLAASLSRIQSALLLLKDRRVNPCVLNREGQSARSLIEKRAATEEMDTYEMYLWKTLKKHEASRCKKEQLPPIATYQSLRSRRAGHDEYYELSVGTYTLVATLIATVSFAATFTMPGGYSQTDGTALHGHKAAFKIFVISNTVAMCSSIVVVFCFIWAWRDPVKFKLDQLMWGHRLTILACLAMVVSLMTAVYITVAPTARWPAYVVIAIGVSTPAVVFLILGKEALYVPM; this is translated from the exons ATGGACCCAGCGTTGCACAAGGCGGCGGTGCAGGGGAGCGTGGCAAGCCTGAAGAAGCTGGTGGCCGAGAACCCCAACATCCTTGGTTCCAAGACGCCCCAGCAGAACACCGCGCTGCACATCGCCGCCGAGCTCGGCCACGCCGGCTTCGCCGAGGCGGCCCTTGGTGTGGACGACAAGCTGCTCGTCAGCAAGAACGCTGACGGGGACACGCCGCTGCACCTGGCGGCCAGGGCGGGGAAGGTGGACGTGGCGGACCTGCTCATCGGCCGAGCCAGCGCATGGCCCGCGGAGCATCCGCGCCACTCCCCCGCCGCGCAGAATGGAAAGGCCGGGGAACCTCCCCGGAGCTCCCCTGGCACCGCGCAGGGGCCTCTGTTCATGGCCAACAAGGTCGGCGACACCCCGCTGCACGAGGCGGTGAAGCACGGCAGGAGCGCCGTCGCGCTCAGGCTGCTGGATGCCGAGCCCGGCCGCGGCCACGCGCTCAACGTGAAGCAGCAGACGCCGCTGCACATCGCTGCACGGGAGGGCCTCGCCGACGTCGTCGCCAAGATCGTCAGCCAACCCTGGGTCCACGAGAAGTTCGTCCCCTCCGACTCCGTCAGCGGCACCGCCCTTCACCAGGCCGTCCTCGGCGGCCACGCAC GCGTGGTGGAGATCCTGCTTGACGCGACACCGCCGGACCAGATCGGGCTGACGGACTCGAGCGAGAACAACGCGCTGCACTACGCGGCGCAGAAGAACAACGCCCGCGTGGTGAAGCTGCTGCTCAACCGGAAGGTGGACCTGGCCTACAAGCGCAACCGCGACCTGCAGTCGCCGCTGCACGTGGCCGCCTACTACGGCTCGACGGATGCCATGGTGGAGCTGCTCAAGCAGTGCCCCGACGTGGCGGAGATGGTGGACAGCAACGGCCGGAACGCCTTCCACGTCGCCATCACCAGCGGCAAGGTGGACGCCCTCAAGCGCCTGCTCAAGCACGTCCGCCCCGAGGAGATCGTCAACCGCGTCGACCGCGCCGGCAACACGCCGCTGCACCTCGCCGCCTCCCTATCGCGCATCCAGTCGGCGCTGCTCCTGCTCAAGGACCGCCGCGTCAACCCCTGCGTCCTCAACCGGGAGGGCCAGTCCGCGCGCAGCCTCATCGAGAAGCGCGCCGCCACGGAGGAGATGGACACCTACGAGATGTACCTGTGGAAGACGCTCAAGAAGCACGAGGCCTCCAGGTGCAAGAAGGAGCAGCTGCCTCCGATCGCCACTTACCAGTCGCTGCGCAGCCGGAGGGCTGGCCACGACGAGTACTACGAGCTCAGCGTCGGGACCTACACGCTGGTGGCCACGCTGATCGCCACCGTCAGCTTTGCGGCCACCTTCACCATGCCAGGGGGGTACAGCCAGACCGATGGCACGGCCCTCCACGGCCACAAGGCGGCGTTCAAGATCTTCGTTATCTCCAACACTGTGGCCATGTGCAGCTCCATCGTCGTCGTCTTCTGCTTCATCTGGGCATGGCGGGACCCCGTCAAGTTCAAGCTCGATCAGCTCATGTGGGGCCACAGGCTCACCATCCTCGCCTGCCTCGCCATGGTCGTCTCGCTCATGACCGCCGTCTACATCACCGTTGCGCCCACGGCGAGGTGGCCTGCGTACGTTGTGATCGCCATCGGAGTCAGCACTCCCGCCGTGGTGTTCCTCATCCTTGGGAAAGAGGCGTTGTACGTCCCAATGTAA
- the LOC123497644 gene encoding uncharacterized protein, with amino-acid sequence MTVDLEEIRAAPVKHLKLLRPDDTLLLGRVYRLVSFEEVLKEFATKRHVKLSRVMVKVKDEEVPATKPAKPRRRRGSGGAGAGAGVVREESDRSLAKVRSHASPSFRMLTRTCIATTASAQIFL; translated from the exons ATGACTGTCGATCTAGAAGAGATAA GAGCCGCTCCCGTGAAGCACCTCAAGCTGCTCCGCCCCGACGACACGCTCCTGCTCGGCCGCGTCTACCGCCTCGTCAGCTTCGAAG AGGTGCTGAAGGAGTTCGCGACGAAGCGGCACGTCAAGCTCAGCCGCGTCATGGTCAAGGTCAAGGACGAGGAGGTGCCGGCGACGAAGCCGGCCAAGCCTAGGCGCCGGCGTGGcagcggcggcgccggcgccggcgccggcgtcgTGCGCGAGGAATCAGACCGGTCGCTCGCAAAGGTGCGTTCGCATGCATCTCCCAGTTTCCGAATGTTAACTCGCACATGCATTGCAACCACCGCCTCGGCCCAAATCTTTTTGTGA